One genomic region from Pseudoduganella lutea encodes:
- a CDS encoding FHA domain-containing protein: MSAAFPTPLLPPLPTPCEALGARLRPLASPPGGADPAGAIAAPLFDLRVLNGAQKDAVVSLGAGRLLIGNDLECDIVLHRPGVVLRAMLSLVDGRLSIAAMSGPLHLNQVAIAAGESRTVVHGDTIRLADIGLLLTDHEPGAVGPAFPPTDGADAGADTPTDAATTPSPAAAEDTHWFDPTPASAPAPQPMAAVASRARGARFALAGATACLLLACACVAAWDVEAVDDSANYSMPAEASRVSAADAPALPAAPMSPARVLAEAREVLEARRIQGELAMPVGRLLVLTVAPERIAAARAALGALLSDVNGIDRVEVRLRGNGASPGAAPLSARRGPDGIVIDDNLPLPAEAVFSGKNRIVIVSMQPMPSILTQGGRRLFQGGQLDARTTVEHIHPTSVLVTIDGAKRRVVL, translated from the coding sequence GTGAGCGCTGCGTTTCCCACCCCGCTTCTCCCCCCGCTTCCCACCCCGTGCGAGGCGCTCGGCGCGCGCCTGCGTCCCCTTGCATCGCCACCGGGCGGCGCCGATCCGGCCGGTGCCATCGCGGCGCCCTTGTTCGACTTGCGCGTGCTGAATGGTGCCCAGAAGGACGCGGTGGTCTCGCTGGGCGCCGGTCGCCTGCTGATCGGCAACGACCTGGAATGCGACATCGTGCTGCACCGGCCGGGCGTGGTCTTGCGTGCGATGCTGAGCCTGGTCGACGGACGCTTGTCGATCGCCGCCATGAGCGGGCCGCTGCACCTGAACCAGGTCGCCATCGCCGCCGGCGAAAGCCGGACCGTCGTGCATGGCGACACGATACGGCTGGCCGACATCGGCCTGCTGCTGACCGACCACGAGCCGGGCGCTGTCGGCCCGGCCTTCCCGCCCACCGATGGCGCCGATGCGGGGGCCGACACGCCAACGGACGCGGCGACGACGCCCAGCCCCGCCGCCGCGGAAGACACGCACTGGTTCGACCCCACGCCCGCGAGCGCGCCGGCGCCGCAACCCATGGCTGCCGTCGCCTCCCGCGCCCGGGGCGCGCGTTTCGCGTTGGCGGGGGCAACCGCCTGCCTGTTGCTGGCGTGCGCCTGTGTCGCCGCGTGGGATGTCGAGGCCGTTGATGATAGCGCTAACTACTCGATGCCGGCTGAGGCGTCCAGGGTGTCCGCCGCCGACGCCCCGGCATTGCCCGCCGCGCCCATGTCGCCGGCACGTGTACTGGCCGAAGCACGCGAGGTGCTGGAAGCGCGCCGCATCCAGGGCGAACTCGCCATGCCGGTCGGCCGGCTGCTGGTGTTGACTGTGGCGCCGGAGCGCATTGCCGCGGCACGCGCCGCGCTGGGCGCACTGCTCAGCGACGTAAATGGCATCGACCGGGTGGAAGTCCGCCTGCGCGGCAATGGCGCATCGCCCGGCGCAGCGCCCCTCAGCGCCCGCCGCGGCCCGGACGGCATCGTCATCGACGACAATCTGCCCTTGCCGGCCGAAGCGGTGTTCAGCGGGAAGAACCGCATCGTCATCGTCAGCATGCAGCCCATGCCGTCGATCCTGACGCAAGGCGGCCGCCGCCTGTTCCAGGGCGGGCAGCTCGACGCCCGCACCACGGTCGAACACATCCATCCGACCTCCGTGCTGGTGACGATCGACGGCGCCAAGCGCAGGGTGGTGCTGTGA
- a CDS encoding flagellar biosynthesis protein FlhA, which yields MNGVSRKLNRFGEGVGRHSDLALVGLSIVVIALMVLPIPFLLLDIMVALNIALSIAMLLYSIYMASPVAFSTFPSVLLITTLLRIALNVATTRQILLNANAGEIIASFGRLVVGGSLIVGLVVFTIITIIQFIVIAKGAERVAEVIARFTLDAIPGKQMSIDSDLRSGLISEQIARQRRAEVEQESLFFGSMDGAMKFVKGDAIAGIIAVLVNLIGGIAIGVMIKGHDIGTAAELYSVLTIGEGLAAQIPALFISMAAGLIVTRTSSSQAGSLAGSITTQVLSQPRALMLTGAVVALFALVPGFPALTFLALGGTISALGAMLTLRRRRAVEGAGTGIVSMAREGSGELHPIVDESVPPVFSALLFEIPRAVLPLLSREELDTALTRLRRDLSLNLGLPFPGVRIRIDETLPALRYNISVLEVRAVGGTLCADAVLAFASRERLASLGVAPIDAPPVFLGAGAHWVAAQGAKLLRQHGVATWSASRLLVAHLETVVTLHAHRLLGMQDAQSLVTACAREYPDLVREAIKVVPLPRLTRMLRSLCAEGVSLRNMRDILQVALENGAAEKNDEIIVERIRAALGRSISSRYIRESGDAMHGKQDKGGASLDAYLMDPGAEERIRASLTMSGNGLVAALAPPEARALVDSVRRAVQQQRQGGQREPLPLVVAADIRRPLRKLIELELPWLPVLSFAEVDAGVDITPLSMIHA from the coding sequence ATGAACGGCGTCTCGCGCAAACTGAACCGCTTCGGCGAGGGTGTCGGCCGGCACAGCGATTTGGCCCTGGTCGGGCTGTCGATCGTCGTGATCGCGCTGATGGTGCTGCCGATCCCCTTCCTGCTGCTGGACATCATGGTCGCGTTGAACATCGCGCTCTCGATCGCCATGCTCCTCTACAGCATCTACATGGCGTCCCCGGTCGCGTTCTCGACCTTCCCCAGCGTGCTGCTGATCACGACCTTGCTGCGCATCGCGCTGAACGTGGCCACCACCCGCCAGATCCTGCTCAATGCCAACGCCGGCGAGATCATCGCCAGCTTCGGGCGCCTGGTCGTCGGCGGCAGCCTGATCGTCGGCCTAGTGGTGTTCACCATCATCACCATCATCCAGTTCATCGTCATCGCCAAGGGCGCCGAACGGGTCGCGGAAGTGATCGCGCGCTTCACGCTGGACGCCATTCCCGGCAAGCAGATGAGCATCGATTCGGACTTGCGCTCGGGCCTGATTTCCGAACAGATCGCACGCCAGCGGCGCGCCGAAGTCGAGCAGGAAAGCCTGTTCTTCGGCTCGATGGACGGCGCCATGAAATTCGTCAAGGGCGACGCCATCGCCGGCATCATCGCGGTGCTGGTCAACCTGATCGGCGGCATCGCCATCGGCGTCATGATCAAGGGTCACGACATCGGCACGGCCGCCGAGCTTTACTCGGTGCTGACGATCGGCGAAGGGCTGGCGGCCCAGATCCCGGCGCTGTTCATCTCGATGGCCGCCGGCCTGATCGTCACGCGCACCTCGTCCAGCCAGGCAGGTTCGCTGGCCGGATCGATTACCACGCAGGTGCTGTCGCAGCCGCGCGCACTGATGCTGACCGGCGCGGTGGTGGCCCTGTTCGCGCTGGTGCCCGGCTTCCCGGCGCTGACCTTCCTGGCGCTGGGCGGCACCATTTCCGCGCTGGGCGCGATGCTGACGCTGCGGCGCCGGCGCGCGGTCGAAGGCGCGGGCACCGGCATCGTCTCGATGGCGCGCGAAGGCAGCGGCGAGCTGCATCCGATCGTCGACGAATCGGTGCCGCCGGTGTTTTCCGCCCTGCTGTTCGAGATACCGCGCGCCGTGCTGCCGCTGCTGTCGCGCGAAGAACTGGATACGGCCTTGACGCGCCTGCGGCGCGACCTGAGCCTGAACCTGGGCCTGCCCTTCCCCGGCGTGCGCATCCGCATCGACGAGACGCTGCCGGCGCTGCGCTACAACATCAGCGTGCTGGAAGTGCGCGCCGTGGGCGGCACCTTGTGCGCCGACGCGGTCCTGGCGTTCGCCTCGCGCGAGCGCCTGGCGTCGCTGGGCGTGGCGCCGATCGACGCGCCCCCGGTGTTCCTCGGCGCGGGCGCGCACTGGGTCGCGGCGCAGGGTGCCAAGCTGCTGCGCCAGCACGGCGTCGCCACCTGGTCGGCCAGCCGCCTGCTGGTCGCGCATCTGGAAACCGTGGTCACGCTGCACGCGCACCGGCTGCTGGGCATGCAGGATGCGCAGTCGCTGGTAACGGCCTGCGCGCGCGAGTACCCGGACCTGGTACGCGAAGCGATCAAGGTGGTGCCCTTGCCGCGCCTGACGCGCATGCTCAGGAGCCTGTGCGCCGAGGGTGTTTCGCTGCGCAATATGCGCGACATCCTGCAGGTGGCGCTGGAAAACGGCGCCGCCGAGAAGAACGACGAAATCATCGTCGAGCGGATCCGGGCCGCCCTGGGTCGCTCGATCAGCAGCCGCTACATCAGGGAGTCCGGGGACGCGATGCACGGCAAGCAGGACAAGGGTGGCGCCAGCCTGGACGCCTACCTGATGGACCCCGGCGCCGAAGAACGCATACGCGCCTCGCTGACCATGTCGGGCAACGGCCTGGTGGCGGCGCTGGCGCCGCCCGAGGCCCGTGCGCTGGTCGACAGCGTGCGGCGCGCAGTACAGCAGCAGCGCCAGGGCGGCCAGCGCGAGCCGCTGCCGCTGGTGGTGGCGGCCGACATCCGCCGGCCCCTGCGCAAGCTGATCGAGCTCGAGCTGCCCTGGCTGCCCGTGCTGTCGTTTGCCGAAGTCGATGCGGGTGTCGACATCACGCCCCTGTCCATGATCCATGCCTGA
- the sctJ gene encoding type III secretion system inner membrane ring lipoprotein SctJ, translated as MKIAHIAGMLALAACLGACKEPLYTNLSEREANDIVGALLARDIPAEKTPGEEKTWTVSIDHEDFARAVAVLKEADYPHGPASGLGDVFKKQGLISSPVEERARLTYALSEEMAGTLSRIDGVVVARVHVALATPDPLTGQQRPSSVSVFIKHRTDADLQRLVPRIKTLVVNGIEGATYDNVSVGLFSVQTAAGASAVVAAAVTDGWTQGRPATLLGAAACLVLAGAVLAWLAWRRGVAGRAKTGQAV; from the coding sequence ATGAAGATTGCGCACATCGCCGGCATGCTCGCCCTTGCCGCCTGCCTGGGCGCGTGCAAGGAACCCTTGTACACCAACCTGTCGGAGCGGGAAGCCAACGACATCGTCGGCGCCCTGCTCGCACGGGACATCCCGGCGGAGAAAACGCCGGGCGAGGAAAAGACCTGGACGGTCTCGATCGATCACGAAGATTTTGCCCGCGCCGTCGCCGTGCTGAAGGAAGCCGACTATCCGCACGGACCGGCGTCCGGCCTGGGCGACGTCTTCAAGAAACAGGGGCTGATTTCGTCGCCGGTCGAGGAACGGGCGCGGCTGACCTATGCGCTGTCCGAAGAGATGGCGGGAACGCTGTCACGCATCGACGGCGTCGTCGTCGCCCGCGTCCATGTGGCGCTGGCCACGCCGGATCCGCTCACCGGGCAGCAGCGCCCGTCGTCGGTGTCGGTCTTCATCAAGCACCGCACCGACGCCGACCTGCAGCGGCTGGTGCCCCGCATCAAGACCCTGGTTGTCAACGGCATCGAAGGCGCCACCTACGACAACGTCAGCGTCGGCCTGTTTTCGGTGCAAACGGCCGCCGGTGCCAGCGCCGTCGTCGCTGCCGCCGTCACGGACGGCTGGACGCAGGGCCGGCCCGCCACCTTGCTGGGCGCCGCTGCCTGCCTCGTGCTGGCCGGGGCGGTGCTGGCCTGGCTGGCCTGGCGGCGCGGCGTGGCCGGGCGCGCCAAAACCGGCCAGGCCGTCTGA
- a CDS encoding response regulator transcription factor translates to MRSRIHILVVEDDMAQRLLLTIWLKQEGYQVEGVDNGLDARSFLHEHWVDLIILDWDIPGMAGDQLLNLLRRRARIQIPVLFQTVHCDDADCVHILDLGADDFLVKPFSRDVLLARVRALLRRGQGADAPGRKPMPIGACTLDAAAQAVTGTGATVKLGNKEFAILWQLASRSGTPVSRQQLLAAVWGMENGTETRLVDMYVSRLRASLRALADPGWEIQSVYGQGYRLNVDGACAPLAEPILEEPKS, encoded by the coding sequence ATGCGCTCCCGAATCCATATCCTCGTGGTGGAAGACGACATGGCCCAGCGGCTGCTGCTGACCATCTGGCTCAAGCAGGAAGGCTACCAGGTGGAAGGGGTCGACAATGGCCTCGACGCCCGCAGCTTCCTGCACGAACACTGGGTCGACCTGATCATCCTGGACTGGGACATTCCCGGCATGGCGGGCGACCAGCTGCTCAACCTGTTGCGGCGCCGCGCGCGCATCCAGATACCGGTGCTGTTCCAGACCGTCCATTGCGACGATGCAGACTGTGTGCACATCCTCGACCTGGGCGCCGACGACTTCCTCGTCAAGCCGTTTTCGCGCGACGTGCTGCTGGCGCGGGTGCGCGCCCTGTTACGGCGCGGCCAGGGCGCCGATGCACCGGGCAGGAAGCCGATGCCGATCGGCGCCTGCACGCTCGATGCCGCGGCGCAGGCGGTGACCGGCACCGGTGCCACGGTCAAGCTGGGCAACAAGGAATTCGCCATCCTGTGGCAGCTCGCTTCCCGATCCGGAACGCCGGTATCGCGTCAACAGCTGCTGGCCGCGGTATGGGGCATGGAGAACGGCACCGAGACGCGCCTCGTCGACATGTACGTCAGCCGCCTGCGCGCCAGCCTGCGCGCGTTGGCCGACCCGGGCTGGGAAATCCAGTCCGTCTACGGCCAGGGCTACCGCCTGAACGTGGACGGCGCCTGCGCGCCGCTCGCCGAGCCCATTCTCGAGGAGCCGAAATCATGA
- a CDS encoding FliH/SctL family protein: protein MRVLEAAHEQAERLRREAAEAGAAEGRALYAAQLAALALQREQCWRQIETDLVDIVLACVKRLLGADVASGAPQALVPRIHALLREYRPHRHVGLRVAPSALPMLRAALPELEEAHPHVTLFQVIPDPHLDAADVLIETQDAVIDGRFATQIAALRLGIASSLQAPVESGAAS from the coding sequence GTGCGCGTGCTGGAGGCGGCGCACGAACAGGCCGAACGGCTGCGCCGCGAGGCAGCCGAGGCCGGCGCGGCCGAGGGGCGCGCCCTGTATGCGGCGCAGCTGGCGGCCCTGGCGCTGCAGCGCGAGCAATGCTGGCGCCAGATCGAAACCGACCTGGTCGACATCGTGCTGGCGTGCGTGAAGCGCCTGCTGGGCGCGGACGTGGCCTCGGGCGCGCCGCAGGCCCTGGTGCCGCGCATCCATGCGCTGCTGCGCGAATATCGGCCGCATCGGCACGTCGGCCTGCGCGTCGCCCCGTCCGCCCTGCCGATGTTGCGGGCGGCGCTGCCGGAACTGGAAGAGGCGCATCCGCACGTGACGCTGTTCCAGGTGATTCCCGACCCGCACCTGGACGCCGCCGATGTGCTCATCGAAACCCAGGACGCCGTCATCGACGGCCGTTTCGCGACGCAGATCGCCGCCTTGCGACTGGGGATCGCGTCGTCGCTGCAGGCACCCGTGGAAAGCGGGGCCGCCTCATGA
- a CDS encoding FliI/YscN family ATPase, translated as MSERIEADIEANVEADIEAGRLRLARGAALLGSGGIPGAMPAHGRVVEAIGTLIKVRGLAARVGDMCDLTGLSSDFALQAEVVGLGTDYALLAPLGSMHGLSTGVAAVSRKRAPEVLVGDALLGRVLDGMGRPMDGLPPIDRGIAQAVYAAPPAPLTRPLIEHPLAVGVRAIDGLLSCGVGQRIGIFAPAGCGKSTLLGMIARNADADVNVVALIGERGREVQEFIHDCLGPEGLRKTVLVVATSDRPALERARAALVATAIAEYFRERGKAVLLLADSVTRYARALREIGLAGGEPPTRRAFPPSVFTALPQLFERAGMSPSGSITAFYTVLEEGEDNDDPIAEEVRSLLDGHIVLSRKLASAGHFPAIDVLASVSRVMPRVAHIPHQRHAARARTLLTCYKDLEMLIRLGEYKPGHDPEADAAVRLHPGLLGFLRQATDDRTPFRECLQRLAEAVQ; from the coding sequence ATGAGCGAGCGCATTGAAGCCGACATCGAAGCCAACGTCGAAGCCGACATCGAAGCAGGCCGGCTGCGCCTGGCCCGCGGCGCCGCGCTGCTGGGCAGCGGCGGCATCCCTGGCGCCATGCCGGCGCATGGCCGCGTGGTGGAAGCCATCGGCACGCTGATCAAGGTGCGCGGCCTGGCGGCGCGGGTGGGCGATATGTGCGACCTCACCGGCCTGTCCAGCGACTTTGCGCTGCAGGCCGAAGTGGTCGGGCTGGGCACCGATTACGCCCTGCTTGCCCCGCTCGGGTCGATGCACGGCCTGTCGACCGGCGTGGCCGCCGTGTCGCGCAAGCGTGCGCCCGAGGTCCTGGTTGGCGACGCCTTGCTGGGCCGTGTACTGGACGGCATGGGGCGCCCGATGGATGGCTTGCCGCCGATCGACCGGGGCATCGCGCAGGCCGTCTACGCGGCCCCGCCCGCTCCCTTGACGCGGCCGCTGATCGAGCACCCGCTGGCGGTCGGCGTGCGCGCCATCGATGGTCTGCTGAGCTGCGGCGTCGGCCAGCGCATCGGCATCTTCGCGCCGGCCGGCTGCGGCAAGAGCACCCTGCTCGGCATGATCGCCCGCAACGCCGACGCCGACGTGAATGTCGTCGCGCTGATCGGCGAACGCGGACGCGAAGTCCAGGAATTCATCCACGACTGCCTCGGACCCGAGGGCTTGAGGAAGACCGTCCTGGTCGTGGCCACCTCCGACCGCCCCGCGTTGGAGCGGGCCCGCGCCGCACTGGTCGCCACCGCGATCGCCGAGTATTTCCGCGAGCGCGGCAAGGCCGTGCTGCTGCTGGCCGATTCGGTCACCCGCTATGCGCGCGCCTTGCGCGAGATCGGGCTGGCGGGCGGCGAGCCGCCGACGCGCCGGGCCTTTCCACCGTCCGTGTTCACCGCGCTGCCGCAACTGTTCGAACGGGCCGGCATGTCCCCGTCCGGATCGATCACCGCCTTCTATACCGTGCTGGAAGAAGGCGAGGACAACGACGACCCGATCGCCGAGGAAGTACGCTCGCTCCTCGATGGCCACATCGTTTTGTCGCGCAAGCTGGCCAGCGCCGGACACTTCCCGGCTATCGACGTGCTGGCCAGCGTCAGCCGGGTGATGCCGCGCGTCGCGCACATTCCCCACCAGCGCCATGCCGCCCGCGCCCGCACGCTGCTGACCTGCTACAAGGACCTGGAAATGCTGATCCGCCTGGGCGAGTACAAGCCCGGTCACGATCCCGAGGCCGATGCCGCGGTACGCCTGCATCCCGGGCTGCTCGGCTTTCTCAGGCAGGCAACCGACGACCGGACACCGTTTCGCGAATGCCTGCAACGCCTGGCGGAGGCCGTGCAATGA
- the sctQ gene encoding type III secretion system cytoplasmic ring protein SctQ, whose product MNTREFSARSLAPKPLAAAGRFKRIDGDHALWANQAYRSGPLMHADGARLDWQAGGQWTPHASLRLMAGSERLTLQLESLPALASFLTGPFDAWPAEEWCLLVEIAAAPLLDLLAQALRQPLSVAQVHMGLLLEPAMAPPRAGLSFAYRRCAAVPPVHGRLVCERPAALALAPCPDDGWERWHGLPLPLRLGCGQARIAARALARVHVGDVLRSSVAMPADPPQFALLLGERTIALVRPGIDPSFRHHLEIASMSTTSHEAAGSEDIGEMDGIGDIAVDVRYEIGGQSLTLKELNGLRPGLVMPLGFDPLQACVTIRANGTVVGQGELVVVDEELAVRITRWTAAAHA is encoded by the coding sequence ATGAATACTCGCGAATTCTCCGCCAGGTCCCTGGCACCCAAGCCCCTCGCCGCCGCCGGCCGCTTCAAGCGCATCGACGGCGACCATGCCCTCTGGGCCAACCAGGCCTACCGCAGCGGACCGCTGATGCACGCGGACGGGGCCCGGCTCGACTGGCAGGCGGGCGGCCAATGGACACCCCACGCATCGCTGCGCCTGATGGCGGGATCCGAGCGCCTGACCCTGCAGCTCGAATCGCTGCCGGCGCTGGCATCCTTCCTCACCGGGCCTTTCGATGCCTGGCCGGCGGAAGAATGGTGCCTGCTCGTCGAGATCGCGGCGGCGCCGTTGCTCGACCTGCTGGCCCAGGCCTTGCGCCAGCCGCTCAGCGTCGCGCAGGTGCACATGGGCCTTTTGCTCGAGCCTGCCATGGCGCCACCCCGGGCCGGCCTGTCGTTCGCCTACCGGCGCTGCGCCGCCGTGCCGCCGGTGCACGGACGGCTGGTGTGCGAACGCCCGGCAGCACTCGCGCTGGCGCCCTGCCCCGACGACGGGTGGGAACGCTGGCATGGCTTGCCGCTGCCGCTGCGCCTGGGCTGCGGGCAGGCGCGCATCGCCGCGCGCGCGCTGGCGCGGGTGCACGTAGGCGATGTGCTGCGCAGCAGCGTGGCCATGCCGGCCGACCCGCCGCAATTCGCGCTGTTGCTCGGCGAGCGCACCATCGCACTGGTCCGCCCGGGCATCGACCCATCTTTTCGACACCATCTGGAGATTGCAAGCATGAGTACCACCAGCCACGAAGCGGCCGGCAGCGAAGACATCGGCGAAATGGACGGGATTGGCGACATTGCCGTCGACGTGCGCTACGAGATCGGCGGCCAGTCCCTCACCTTGAAGGAATTGAACGGCTTGCGGCCCGGGCTGGTGATGCCGCTCGGCTTCGATCCCTTGCAGGCGTGCGTCACGATCCGCGCCAACGGGACGGTCGTCGGACAGGGCGAGCTGGTGGTGGTCGACGAGGAACTGGCAGTGCGCATCACCCGGTGGACGGCGGCCGCTCATGCTTAA
- the sctR gene encoding type III secretion system export apparatus subunit SctR: MLNGSDPIIMLTLLVGLAALPFAAMMTTSFTKIIIVLSLLRNALGIQQVPPGIVLNGLAIVLSIYVMYPVGLAAYNAGAEQIAAQPGPVTFKDLLQVSEAAKDPLKHFLTKHSEPAERAFFLQASHQLMGEATAATLFEDDMLILVPAFVTAEITAAFEIGFLVFLPFLVIDFIVASTLMALGMQMLSPTTIALPFKLLLIVMLNGWSRLLHALVLSYQ; the protein is encoded by the coding sequence ATGCTTAACGGCAGCGATCCGATCATCATGCTGACCTTGCTGGTCGGCCTCGCGGCGCTGCCATTCGCGGCGATGATGACGACCTCGTTCACCAAGATCATTATCGTGCTCAGTCTGCTGCGCAACGCCCTCGGCATACAGCAGGTGCCGCCGGGCATCGTGCTGAACGGACTCGCCATCGTGCTCAGCATCTATGTGATGTACCCGGTCGGGCTGGCAGCCTACAACGCCGGCGCGGAACAGATCGCGGCCCAGCCGGGCCCGGTCACGTTCAAGGACCTGCTGCAGGTGAGCGAAGCGGCGAAGGATCCCTTGAAGCACTTCCTGACCAAGCATTCGGAGCCTGCCGAGCGGGCATTCTTCCTGCAGGCCTCGCACCAGCTGATGGGCGAAGCGACGGCGGCGACGCTGTTCGAGGACGATATGCTGATCCTGGTGCCGGCCTTCGTGACCGCGGAGATCACGGCGGCGTTCGAGATCGGATTCCTGGTCTTCCTGCCCTTCCTGGTGATCGACTTCATCGTGGCCAGCACGCTGATGGCATTGGGCATGCAGATGCTGTCGCCGACGACCATCGCTTTGCCTTTCAAGCTGTTGCTGATCGTGATGCTGAACGGCTGGTCGCGGCTGCTGCACGCACTCGTGCTCTCCTACCAATAG
- the sctS gene encoding type III secretion system export apparatus subunit SctS translates to MTPDTIVDLTNGAIKLTLFLTAPIVLVAALVGLLVGIAQAVTSIQDGTIAISLKLIVVGVLLAVAGRWIGGHVMTYAERVFSQIGHF, encoded by the coding sequence ATGACACCGGACACCATCGTCGACCTGACCAACGGCGCCATCAAGCTCACCCTTTTCCTGACGGCGCCGATCGTGCTGGTGGCAGCCCTGGTCGGCCTGCTGGTCGGCATCGCGCAAGCCGTCACCTCGATCCAGGACGGGACCATCGCCATCTCCTTGAAGCTGATCGTGGTGGGGGTGCTGCTGGCCGTCGCCGGGCGCTGGATAGGCGGCCATGTGATGACCTACGCCGAACGGGTGTTTTCGCAAATCGGACACTTCTAG
- the sctT gene encoding type III secretion system export apparatus subunit SctT, with the protein MFELFDIVGAHFIAGVLAMARMLAAMTILPLFSSQNLPRTVRTAIAFALSIAVIPSLAGQTAIAHLSLLAVGLLIKEVALGLLLGFSFGMIFWAIENIGHLIDFQTGLTFSQVVDPLLGNQSSVHARLLTQCFFVYFLAIGGLRQFLEAMYASYLIWPVMTGTPRMLPGWQNIFTDQVGLMFSLTLLFSAGALIVLLLVDLGVGLLNRAAPNMAIDDMLRPLKAWLASLIVLGTLPFILDRTLEVVQRYRAVPLMLQKAFG; encoded by the coding sequence ATGTTCGAGTTATTCGACATCGTCGGCGCGCACTTCATCGCCGGCGTGCTGGCGATGGCGCGCATGCTGGCGGCAATGACCATCCTGCCCCTGTTCTCGTCGCAAAACCTGCCGCGCACGGTGAGGACGGCGATCGCCTTCGCCCTGTCGATCGCCGTGATCCCCTCGCTTGCCGGCCAGACGGCGATCGCGCATCTTTCGCTGCTGGCCGTGGGCTTGCTGATCAAGGAAGTCGCCCTGGGGCTGCTGCTCGGCTTTTCGTTCGGCATGATTTTCTGGGCGATCGAAAACATCGGCCACCTGATCGATTTCCAGACCGGCCTGACGTTCAGCCAGGTGGTCGATCCGCTGCTGGGCAACCAGAGCTCGGTCCATGCGCGCCTGCTGACGCAATGCTTCTTCGTGTATTTCCTGGCGATCGGCGGATTGCGCCAATTCCTGGAGGCGATGTATGCCAGCTACCTGATCTGGCCGGTCATGACGGGCACGCCGCGCATGCTGCCCGGCTGGCAGAACATCTTCACCGACCAGGTCGGGCTGATGTTTTCGCTCACGCTGCTGTTTTCGGCAGGGGCGCTGATCGTGCTGCTGCTGGTCGACCTGGGCGTCGGCCTGCTGAACCGGGCCGCCCCGAACATGGCCATCGACGACATGCTGCGGCCGCTGAAAGCCTGGCTGGCCAGTTTGATCGTGCTGGGGACGCTGCCCTTCATCCTCGACCGGACACTCGAAGTGGTCCAGCGCTACCGCGCCGTGCCGCTGATGCTGCAGAAGGCGTTCGGCTGA
- a CDS encoding EscU/YscU/HrcU family type III secretion system export apparatus switch protein, which produces MSGEKTEQPTAKKLRDAKRKGNFPVSQDVAGVLVLASLCIALMLGLGAIHAKLAQLSTLIHRAIASPQRDVPALFDAAIDTLAAIVLPILGLACVLGMAGMALQVGLSMSAERIAFSLEKIDPVAGLKNLFQLRKLFDLAKSLLAIALIGGAVVLLLRQHVNDLAHLPQSGLGGVLIVAGAMFRKLIAFVVPLFLAIAAVDYLFKRHVWLKDLKMSKDEVKRERISQDGNPLFKSRRMSTAREMQQPDNLDNFANATMVLHDDAGQLVAIYYDAAQAPLPMVLCKAQGSTAADLLARATATGMRVQHDDALTRLLYLRCQLNEFIPEEAAAALGSLLAK; this is translated from the coding sequence ATGAGTGGCGAGAAGACCGAACAGCCCACTGCCAAGAAGCTGCGGGATGCCAAACGCAAGGGCAATTTTCCCGTGTCGCAGGACGTGGCGGGGGTGCTCGTGCTGGCCTCCCTGTGCATCGCCCTGATGCTCGGCCTGGGCGCCATCCATGCGAAGCTGGCGCAACTGTCGACGCTGATCCACCGTGCAATCGCCTCGCCGCAACGCGACGTGCCGGCCCTGTTCGACGCGGCCATCGACACGCTGGCCGCGATTGTCCTGCCCATCCTCGGGCTCGCGTGCGTGCTGGGCATGGCGGGCATGGCGCTGCAGGTCGGGCTGTCGATGAGCGCCGAGCGGATCGCGTTCTCCCTCGAGAAAATCGATCCTGTCGCGGGCTTGAAGAACCTCTTCCAACTGCGCAAGCTGTTCGACCTGGCGAAATCGCTGCTCGCCATCGCCCTGATCGGCGGCGCCGTCGTGCTGCTGCTGCGCCAGCATGTCAACGATCTGGCGCACTTGCCGCAGAGCGGCCTGGGCGGCGTGCTGATCGTCGCCGGTGCCATGTTCCGCAAGCTGATCGCTTTCGTGGTGCCGCTGTTCCTCGCCATTGCCGCTGTCGATTACCTGTTCAAGCGCCACGTGTGGCTCAAGGACTTGAAGATGTCGAAGGATGAAGTCAAGCGCGAGCGCATCAGCCAGGACGGCAATCCGCTCTTCAAGTCGCGCCGCATGAGCACCGCCAGGGAAATGCAGCAACCCGACAATCTGGACAATTTCGCCAATGCCACCATGGTCCTGCACGACGATGCAGGGCAGCTGGTGGCCATCTACTACGACGCCGCGCAGGCGCCGCTGCCGATGGTCCTGTGCAAGGCGCAAGGCAGCACGGCGGCCGACCTGCTGGCCAGGGCGACCGCCACCGGCATGCGCGTCCAGCATGACGACGCGCTGACGCGGCTGCTATACCTGCGCTGCCAGCTCAACGAATTCATTCCCGAAGAAGCCGCCGCCGCCTTGGGTTCGCTGCTGGCGAAATGA